Proteins from one Aureimonas sp. SA4125 genomic window:
- a CDS encoding nuclear transport factor 2 family protein yields the protein MEGDIALVSHIYERFNARDIDGVLAALCDDVAWSNGMDGGHVHGHAALREYWTRQWALVSPHVEPKEIARGTDGSIVVDVLQSIRDLDGNPLEGQTHGLKDRMVAHVFHFQKGKVARFDIGDGR from the coding sequence ATGGAGGGCGACATCGCGCTCGTGAGCCACATCTACGAGCGATTCAACGCGCGAGACATCGACGGCGTTCTCGCCGCGCTTTGCGACGACGTCGCCTGGTCCAACGGCATGGACGGCGGACACGTCCACGGCCACGCGGCGCTGAGGGAATATTGGACGCGGCAGTGGGCGTTGGTCAGCCCGCATGTCGAGCCGAAGGAGATCGCCAGGGGGACCGACGGCTCGATCGTCGTCGATGTCCTTCAGTCCATCCGCGACCTCGACGGCAATCCGCTCGAAGGCCAGACGCACGGCTTGAAGGACAGAATGGTCGCTCACGTCTTCCATTTCCAGAAGGGCAAGGTCGCGCGCTTCGATATCGGCGACGGAAGGTGA
- a CDS encoding MarR family transcriptional regulator has product MEHDVLSTPGHLISLASRSFARLSEMRLKPLGFGVGYLPALMALRDGLATSQRDLARVVRIEQPSMAQMMVRMERDGLIRRDPDPADGRSSRIALTQTALARLPDACDALFQGNREALKGFSDEEAEHFIAMLKRVIANLDGLGAGAAVSQEPR; this is encoded by the coding sequence ATGGAACATGACGTGCTGTCGACGCCGGGTCATTTGATCAGTCTGGCCTCCCGCAGTTTCGCGCGGCTGAGCGAGATGAGGCTGAAGCCGCTCGGCTTCGGCGTCGGCTACCTGCCGGCGCTGATGGCGCTGAGGGACGGCTTGGCAACGTCGCAGCGGGACCTTGCCCGCGTCGTCCGGATCGAGCAGCCGTCGATGGCGCAGATGATGGTGCGAATGGAAAGGGACGGGCTGATCCGACGCGACCCCGATCCCGCAGACGGCCGCAGCAGCCGCATCGCGCTGACGCAGACGGCGCTCGCTCGACTGCCCGATGCCTGCGACGCGCTCTTTCAGGGCAACCGCGAGGCCCTGAAAGGATTCTCGGATGAGGAAGCCGAGCATTTCATCGCCATGCTGAAGCGCGTGATCGCCAATCTCGACGGATTGGGTGCGGGCGCGGCGGTGTCGCAGGAACCCCGATAG
- a CDS encoding DUF3445 domain-containing protein, with translation MTIPFRTETFRGDFTFSNSPAAIRRFPFPFDRDAYMYSVNIEQHVPGRVQTTTEFPIDIDEHYVAEMEDRALVLKADPLRCQSLPHMITAEWDLLELLMTSMARHYPDHFTLTCDGDRWHWVNRPLGIDQEFTFGEAATLPLPPMEYVTRQCQGDFCLLDQRDDNLWMDAGIVTTQADWSLDFDLGMNFIEWHGPVPLAHDLGVFDRALKFLMNLQQGRPVRRLNWTMTINPRLDTSPENYHLWGVDKASVTPENVGDKVHLRVELQALWRLPRSNAIVFSIRCYLIKMDELVTQKKWARRFHRVLRDLPPEIAGYKGLSRFRETTIDWLARHDDGAETSPGFGPD, from the coding sequence ATGACCATCCCGTTCAGGACCGAGACCTTTCGCGGCGATTTCACCTTTTCCAACAGCCCGGCGGCGATCCGGCGGTTTCCGTTCCCGTTCGACCGCGACGCCTACATGTATTCGGTCAACATCGAGCAGCACGTGCCCGGCCGGGTGCAGACGACGACGGAGTTTCCGATCGACATCGACGAGCACTATGTCGCGGAAATGGAAGACCGGGCGCTGGTGCTGAAGGCCGACCCGCTGCGCTGCCAGTCCCTGCCGCACATGATCACGGCTGAATGGGACCTCCTCGAGCTCTTGATGACGTCGATGGCGCGGCATTATCCAGACCACTTCACCCTGACGTGCGACGGCGACCGCTGGCATTGGGTGAACCGGCCGCTCGGGATCGACCAGGAATTCACCTTTGGGGAAGCGGCGACCCTGCCGCTGCCGCCGATGGAATACGTCACGCGCCAGTGCCAGGGCGATTTCTGCCTGCTCGACCAGCGCGACGACAATCTCTGGATGGATGCCGGCATCGTCACCACCCAGGCCGACTGGTCGCTCGACTTCGACCTCGGCATGAACTTCATCGAATGGCACGGGCCGGTGCCGCTGGCACACGACCTCGGCGTCTTCGACCGGGCGCTGAAATTCCTCATGAACCTGCAGCAGGGCCGTCCCGTCCGTCGCCTCAACTGGACGATGACGATCAATCCGCGGCTCGACACGAGCCCCGAGAACTATCACCTCTGGGGCGTCGACAAGGCCAGTGTCACGCCCGAAAACGTCGGCGACAAGGTGCATCTGCGCGTCGAGCTGCAGGCACTCTGGCGTCTGCCGCGCTCCAACGCCATCGTCTTTTCGATCCGATGCTATCTCATCAAGATGGACGAGCTGGTCACCCAGAAGAAATGGGCCCGGCGCTTCCACCGGGTGCTGCGCGACCTTCCGCCGGAGATCGCGGGCTACAAGGGCCTTTCCCGTTTTCGGGAGACGACGATCGACTGGCTGGCCCGGCACGACGATGGCGCGGAGACCTCACCGGGATTCGGGCCGGACTGA
- a CDS encoding PDR/VanB family oxidoreductase — protein MSGGEDFRVRVVEAENVTPTIRRLRMLRCDGGALPPYAAGAHTVLTLETGGPKLRNAYSLLGSTLSGGAYEIAVLRTEASRGGSAFIHAAVGVGTELTLSTPVNLFPVHHLARRHVLVAGGIGITPIAAMAAELSAMNAPFELHYAVRDEALGAFAGDLALRHGAKLRLYVSRRQERLAVREILQHQPLGTHLYVCGPERMIEAVLGDARAAGWPEDSLHAERFLAPAGGEPFAVRLARSGLMATVGEHQSLLEAIEAAGVDAPYLCRGGACGQCETTVVAADGSLRHHDHFLSDAEKAAGDKIMICVSRLEGRELVLDL, from the coding sequence ATGAGCGGCGGCGAGGATTTTCGCGTCCGAGTGGTGGAAGCCGAAAATGTCACGCCGACCATCAGGCGGCTGCGCATGCTCCGCTGCGATGGCGGCGCGCTGCCACCCTATGCTGCCGGCGCCCATACCGTGCTGACGCTGGAGACCGGCGGGCCGAAACTGCGCAACGCCTATTCGCTCCTGGGGTCGACGCTCTCCGGCGGCGCCTACGAGATCGCGGTGCTGCGGACCGAAGCATCGCGCGGCGGCTCGGCCTTCATCCACGCCGCCGTCGGCGTCGGCACGGAGCTGACGCTGTCGACGCCGGTGAATCTCTTTCCCGTGCATCACCTGGCGCGCCGCCACGTTCTCGTTGCCGGCGGCATCGGCATCACTCCGATCGCCGCGATGGCCGCCGAACTCTCCGCCATGAACGCGCCATTCGAACTGCACTATGCCGTCCGGGACGAGGCGCTCGGCGCCTTTGCCGGCGATCTCGCGCTGCGCCACGGCGCAAAGCTCAGGCTCTATGTCAGCCGGCGGCAGGAGCGCCTTGCCGTGCGCGAGATCCTGCAGCACCAGCCGCTCGGCACGCATCTCTATGTCTGCGGCCCCGAGCGGATGATCGAGGCCGTGCTCGGCGATGCCCGCGCCGCGGGCTGGCCCGAGGACAGTCTCCACGCCGAGCGTTTTCTGGCGCCGGCCGGGGGCGAGCCTTTCGCCGTCAGGCTGGCGCGCTCGGGGCTCATGGCAACCGTCGGCGAGCATCAGAGCCTTCTGGAGGCGATCGAGGCGGCCGGCGTCGATGCGCCCTATCTCTGCCGAGGCGGCGCCTGCGGACAGTGCGAGACCACCGTGGTGGCAGCCGACGGTTCCCTCCGGCATCACGATCATTTCCTCTCCGACGCCGAAAAGGCCGCGGGCGACAAGATCATGATCTGCGTGTCGCGGCTCGAGGGCCGCGAACTCGTCCTCGACCTCTGA
- a CDS encoding dimethylamine monooxygenase subunit DmmA family protein produces MLLSEIKSRPTYGSLSPSPLATRHIVAIEGAGIKAFEAAFAGKAALLGRTTVVFTPSPDMPPDTLGRLEALGVDALHVSPSVETLLVRLAGLLATATMGTELSVTGSENFIGQAVAVGMAHGIGHRSIATEHSGSLARRVQCVHCKGFTGGVTESPVACGHCGLMLLVRDHYSRRLGAFMGVCIDAEAPGDIPAPEAFHA; encoded by the coding sequence ATGCTTCTTTCCGAGATCAAGAGCCGGCCGACCTACGGAAGCCTTTCCCCCTCGCCGCTCGCCACCCGCCATATCGTCGCCATCGAGGGTGCAGGCATCAAGGCGTTCGAAGCGGCCTTCGCCGGAAAAGCAGCTCTGTTGGGCCGGACGACGGTCGTCTTCACCCCCTCGCCCGACATGCCGCCCGATACGCTCGGCCGTCTCGAGGCGCTCGGCGTCGATGCGCTTCACGTCTCCCCCTCCGTCGAAACGCTCCTGGTCCGCCTGGCGGGACTCCTTGCGACGGCGACCATGGGAACGGAGCTTTCGGTGACCGGCAGCGAGAATTTCATCGGCCAGGCCGTCGCCGTCGGCATGGCGCACGGCATCGGTCACCGGTCCATCGCGACCGAGCACAGCGGCTCGCTGGCGCGCCGGGTGCAGTGCGTGCACTGCAAGGGGTTTACCGGCGGCGTCACCGAAAGTCCCGTCGCCTGCGGCCATTGCGGCCTGATGCTCCTCGTGCGGGACCATTATTCCCGCCGTCTCGGCGCCTTCATGGGCGTGTGCATCGATGCCGAAGCGCCCGGCGACATTCCGGCGCCCGAGGCGTTTCATGCGTGA
- a CDS encoding helix-turn-helix transcriptional regulator yields the protein MSLADNLTRLRITDGQTIEQVATATRLPPTVIAGLESGRIVSAHRAVRALARHFGVSVDTLEA from the coding sequence GTGAGCCTTGCGGACAATCTGACGCGGTTGCGGATCACCGATGGCCAGACCATCGAGCAGGTCGCGACCGCGACGCGCCTGCCGCCGACGGTGATCGCCGGCCTCGAAAGCGGCCGGATCGTCTCCGCGCACCGGGCCGTGCGCGCCCTCGCCCGGCATTTCGGCGTCAGTGTCGACACCCTGGAAGCCTGA
- a CDS encoding PhnD/SsuA/transferrin family substrate-binding protein, with protein MPKTLVSYPMYCAAPGAIDGFWRGLRRHLAAAGLTDVDADLTLPEDLPSHWTAPNLLLSQTCGYPLTHGLEGRVQIVGTPCYDAPGCEGPLYSSAFVVREGDPAETLADCRGRRVAFNSRDSQSGYNSLRRAVAPLAEGTPFFAAAIESGAHRRSMDLVRDDVADLAAIDCVSFALASDAGSTAGLRILGVSSSAPGLPLITAADAPPQTVARLRRAFSAACADPALSAHRAGMRLSGFEVLPLAAYRTILDMENDAIYAGYPDLA; from the coding sequence TTGCCGAAGACCCTCGTCTCCTATCCCATGTATTGCGCAGCGCCCGGCGCGATCGACGGCTTCTGGCGGGGTCTGCGACGGCACCTGGCCGCGGCGGGGCTGACGGACGTCGATGCGGATCTGACCCTGCCGGAGGATCTGCCGTCGCACTGGACGGCGCCGAACCTTCTGCTCAGCCAGACCTGCGGCTATCCCCTCACCCATGGGCTCGAAGGCCGCGTGCAGATCGTCGGGACACCCTGTTACGACGCTCCCGGCTGCGAGGGACCGCTTTATTCCAGCGCCTTCGTCGTGCGCGAGGGCGATCCGGCCGAAACGCTGGCCGACTGCCGCGGCCGGCGCGTGGCGTTCAACAGCCGCGATTCGCAGTCGGGCTACAACAGCCTGCGGCGCGCCGTCGCGCCGCTGGCGGAAGGAACGCCGTTCTTCGCCGCAGCGATCGAGAGCGGCGCTCACCGGCGTTCGATGGACCTCGTCCGGGACGACGTCGCCGATCTCGCCGCGATCGACTGCGTCAGCTTTGCCCTGGCGAGCGATGCCGGCTCGACCGCCGGCCTGCGCATCCTCGGCGTCTCGTCGTCGGCACCGGGCCTGCCGCTGATCACGGCCGCCGACGCCCCGCCGCAGACGGTGGCGCGATTGCGGCGGGCCTTCTCGGCTGCCTGCGCCGACCCCGCGCTGTCAGCCCATCGCGCGGGCATGCGGCTTTCCGGCTTCGAGGTTCTGCCCCTTGCGGCCTATCGGACAATTCTCGATATGGAGAACGACGCCATCTATGCCGGCTATCCCGACCTCGCCTGA
- a CDS encoding response regulator: MVKILLAEDDNDMRRFLAKALEKAGYEVTAYDNGSSAYERLREEPFSLLLTDIVMPEMDGIELARRATELDPDLKVMFITGFAAVALNPDSKAPKNAKILSKPFHLRELVDEVGKMLEDAA, encoded by the coding sequence ATGGTCAAGATCCTTCTTGCCGAAGATGACAACGACATGCGCCGTTTCCTGGCCAAGGCCCTGGAAAAGGCCGGGTACGAGGTCACGGCCTACGACAACGGCAGCAGCGCCTACGAGCGGCTGCGCGAGGAGCCGTTCTCGCTGCTTCTGACCGACATCGTGATGCCCGAGATGGACGGCATCGAACTCGCCCGTCGCGCCACCGAGCTCGATCCGGACCTCAAGGTGATGTTCATCACCGGTTTTGCCGCCGTCGCGCTCAATCCCGATTCGAAGGCGCCGAAGAACGCGAAGATCCTGTCCAAGCCCTTCCACCTGCGCGAACTCGTCGACGAAGTCGGCAAGATGCTCGAGGATGCGGCCTGA
- a CDS encoding N-formylglutamate amidohydrolase produces the protein MQQTPLVFCSPHSGRVYPSAFIEASRLSSEAIRRSEDLFVDQLFDFVPSIGAPLLLARFPRAFLDVNREPYELDPQMFDAALPSFANAASIRVAGGLGTIPRIVAEREEIYRDKVSLAEGLDRIETIYRPFHASLAGVLQETRDRFGSAILIDCHSMPSTVRTMPGGRQPDIVVGDRFGTSASHRIVALVSNGLSALGYDVMRNKPYAGGFITERYGRPGTGIHALQIEINRGLYADERRFVPNANFARMRADLITFVTELAAEIDLGSTQSAAAE, from the coding sequence ATGCAGCAGACGCCGCTGGTGTTCTGCTCCCCGCACAGCGGCCGGGTCTACCCCTCCGCCTTCATCGAGGCATCAAGGCTGTCGAGCGAGGCGATCCGGCGTTCCGAGGACCTTTTCGTCGACCAGCTCTTTGATTTCGTGCCCTCGATCGGCGCACCGCTGCTCCTCGCCCGCTTTCCGCGCGCCTTTCTCGACGTCAACCGCGAGCCCTACGAGCTCGACCCGCAGATGTTCGATGCGGCGCTGCCGAGCTTTGCCAATGCCGCGTCGATCCGGGTCGCCGGCGGCCTCGGCACGATTCCGCGGATCGTCGCCGAGCGCGAGGAGATCTACCGCGACAAGGTGTCGCTGGCCGAAGGGCTCGACCGTATCGAGACGATCTACCGCCCTTTCCACGCCAGTCTCGCCGGCGTTCTCCAGGAAACCCGCGACCGGTTCGGCAGCGCCATCCTGATCGATTGCCACTCCATGCCGTCGACGGTCCGCACCATGCCCGGCGGCCGCCAGCCGGACATCGTCGTCGGCGATCGATTCGGCACCAGCGCCTCGCACCGCATCGTCGCTCTGGTGTCGAACGGCCTGTCGGCACTCGGTTACGACGTCATGCGCAACAAGCCCTATGCGGGCGGCTTCATCACCGAGCGCTACGGCCGGCCGGGAACGGGCATCCATGCCCTGCAGATCGAGATCAACCGCGGGCTCTATGCCGACGAGCGACGCTTCGTGCCGAACGCGAATTTCGCCCGCATGCGGGCCGATCTCATCACGTTCGTCACCGAACTGGCCGCCGAGATCGACCTCGGCAGCACACAGTCCGCCGCCGCGGAATAA
- the hisN gene encoding histidinol-phosphatase — MTELPSRDFLFALADAAARESLPRFRREGAIDNKLVDAFDPVTEADRAAERAIRALIEATYPDHAVLGEEYGTSGSGRHLWVIDPIDGTRAFISGVPVWGTLIGLCVDGVARVGIMHQPFTTERFWADGEAAFYDGPGGPRRLAVRATRDIAAATLFTTSPRLFTGGKATGFEALEAAARLTRFGTDCYAFAMLAAGHADLVVEAGLKPYDIVALIPIIEQAGGVITTYEGGRAENGGDVVAAATPELHAAALEILNRN, encoded by the coding sequence ATGACCGAGCTTCCCAGCCGCGACTTCCTGTTTGCCCTGGCCGACGCCGCCGCCCGCGAAAGCCTGCCGCGGTTCCGCCGGGAGGGGGCCATCGACAACAAGCTGGTCGACGCCTTCGACCCCGTGACGGAAGCCGATCGTGCCGCCGAGCGGGCGATCCGCGCGTTGATCGAGGCGACCTATCCGGACCATGCCGTGCTCGGCGAGGAATACGGCACGAGCGGCAGCGGACGCCATCTCTGGGTCATCGATCCGATCGACGGCACGCGCGCCTTCATCTCGGGCGTGCCGGTCTGGGGCACGCTGATCGGCCTTTGCGTCGACGGCGTCGCCCGCGTCGGCATCATGCACCAGCCCTTCACGACCGAGCGGTTCTGGGCCGACGGCGAGGCCGCCTTCTACGACGGCCCTGGTGGGCCGCGCCGGCTGGCCGTCCGCGCGACGCGCGACATCGCGGCGGCGACCCTCTTCACCACCTCGCCGCGGCTTTTCACCGGCGGCAAGGCGACGGGATTCGAAGCTCTGGAAGCTGCGGCCCGGCTCACGCGGTTCGGAACGGACTGCTATGCCTTCGCCATGCTGGCCGCCGGCCATGCCGACCTCGTGGTCGAGGCAGGGCTGAAGCCCTACGACATCGTCGCGCTGATCCCGATCATCGAGCAGGCCGGGGGTGTGATCACCACCTATGAGGGCGGTCGGGCCGAGAACGGCGGTGACGTCGTCGCGGCGGCAACGCCCGAACTGCATGCGGCAGCGCTGGAAATCCTGAACCGGAACTGA
- a CDS encoding alpha/beta hydrolase, with translation MQDVSTPASLVETPGNPLPPGIACGTLSTPDRVRLRFAVAPSATGKTRGTILLLQGRNETIEKYFETIGDFTRLGYMVATFDWRGQGASQRQRGSARTGHVSGFQAYSIDLETIFREVVLPDCHGPYAVLAHSMGGAIAIASAPRLVNRVERIVASTPMIALPGGQGSSLHWSMTAMRMIGLGRLPMRSAEHIRKWTAERNPLTSDPARFQRNRELREAAPQLFVGGPTASWVAAASTAMRQLDDSDVIAKLHVPTLIVTAGADQVVSSAAAERLAWRMRSGHAISIPGARHELLQEADRYRAPFIAAADSFIGGALPL, from the coding sequence ATGCAGGACGTCTCAACGCCCGCCAGTCTTGTCGAGACCCCCGGCAACCCGCTGCCGCCCGGGATCGCCTGCGGGACCTTGTCGACACCCGACAGGGTGCGCCTGCGCTTTGCCGTCGCGCCCAGCGCCACCGGCAAGACCCGCGGCACGATCCTCCTCCTGCAGGGGCGCAACGAGACGATCGAAAAATATTTCGAGACGATCGGCGACTTCACCCGTCTCGGCTACATGGTCGCGACCTTCGACTGGCGCGGCCAGGGCGCCTCGCAGCGCCAGCGCGGCAGCGCCCGGACCGGACATGTCTCCGGCTTCCAGGCCTATTCGATCGACCTCGAAACCATTTTTCGGGAAGTGGTGCTGCCGGACTGTCATGGCCCCTACGCCGTCCTTGCCCATTCCATGGGCGGCGCCATCGCGATCGCCTCGGCGCCGCGGCTGGTCAACCGGGTCGAGCGGATCGTCGCCAGCACGCCGATGATCGCCCTGCCCGGCGGGCAGGGCAGCAGCCTGCACTGGTCGATGACGGCGATGCGGATGATCGGGCTCGGGCGCCTGCCGATGCGCAGCGCCGAGCACATTCGAAAATGGACGGCGGAGCGCAATCCGCTGACGAGCGACCCGGCCCGCTTCCAGCGCAACCGTGAACTGCGCGAGGCGGCGCCGCAGCTCTTCGTCGGCGGACCCACGGCCTCCTGGGTGGCGGCCGCCTCGACGGCGATGCGCCAGCTCGACGATTCCGACGTCATCGCCAAGCTGCACGTGCCGACGCTGATCGTGACGGCCGGCGCCGACCAGGTCGTCTCGAGCGCGGCCGCCGAGCGCCTCGCCTGGCGCATGCGCTCGGGCCATGCCATCTCGATTCCCGGCGCCCGGCACGAGCTGCTGCAGGAGGCCGACCGCTACCGCGCGCCGTTCATCGCCGCCGCCGACAGTTTTATCGGCGGCGCCCTGCCGCTGTAG
- a CDS encoding antifreeze protein, with protein MKTTIAALAALLILGATAAEAGQRWYPEDGFVEVQGRDHGREYRRDERRGGYDDVIPERRIIRMLSRQGFVSVDDIRLRRGRYIVEAVRPNGALVRLSVDAYDGDILSRERIGWSRDGGPRHPGRDRDRIEFDLGGPSLGIYRR; from the coding sequence ATGAAGACCACCATTGCAGCCCTTGCCGCGCTTCTCATCCTCGGTGCCACGGCTGCAGAAGCCGGGCAGCGCTGGTATCCCGAGGACGGCTTCGTCGAGGTTCAGGGCCGCGACCATGGGCGTGAATACCGGCGCGACGAGCGCCGCGGCGGCTACGACGATGTCATCCCGGAGCGGCGGATCATCCGCATGCTGTCGCGGCAGGGCTTCGTGTCGGTCGACGACATCCGGTTGCGCCGGGGCCGCTACATCGTCGAGGCGGTTCGTCCGAACGGCGCCCTCGTCCGTCTCTCGGTCGATGCCTATGACGGCGACATCCTGTCACGCGAGCGGATCGGCTGGTCGCGCGACGGCGGACCGCGCCACCCCGGCCGCGATCGCGATCGCATCGAGTTCGACCTCGGCGGTCCCTCGCTCGGAATCTACCGGCGCTGA
- a CDS encoding Hsp20 family protein, which produces MRTIDFAPLYRSTVGFDRLFAKLDTLAQPGSAETYPPYNIERTGENAYRVTLAVAGFGDRDLQIELREGVLTVTGEKAEDRDAGSSEVLYRGIAGRSFERRFQLADHVEVQGASLKNGLLHVDLVRVIPEALKPRKIDIAVVGNENKQIEANAA; this is translated from the coding sequence ATGCGTACCATCGACTTTGCTCCCCTCTACCGCTCCACCGTCGGCTTTGATCGCCTGTTCGCCAAGCTCGACACGCTGGCACAGCCGGGGAGCGCCGAGACCTATCCTCCCTACAACATCGAGCGCACCGGCGAGAACGCCTATCGCGTGACGCTTGCCGTCGCCGGCTTCGGCGATCGCGATCTCCAGATCGAGCTGCGCGAGGGCGTGCTGACGGTGACGGGCGAAAAGGCCGAGGACCGGGATGCCGGAAGCAGCGAAGTGCTTTATCGCGGCATTGCCGGACGCTCCTTCGAGCGCCGCTTCCAGCTCGCCGACCATGTCGAGGTGCAGGGCGCGAGCCTGAAGAACGGTCTCCTCCATGTCGACCTCGTCCGCGTCATCCCCGAGGCCCTGAAGCCCCGCAAGATCGACATCGCGGTGGTCGGCAACGAAAACAAGCAGATCGAGGCCAACGCGGCCTGA
- a CDS encoding glutathione S-transferase family protein: MSLILFSHPFSSYCQKVLVALWENHIPFDYRHLEAAGAADDLAALWPLGRFPALVDAGRTVVESSVIIEHLGLHHPGPVRLIPDDPRAALEVRFMDRFFDQYVMTPMQRPVAEALRSHADRLDEARAEAARALDTAYAWLEERLSGREFAAGDGFSLADCAAAPSLFYADWVHAIAPRFPRLRAYRSRLLERPSFARAVEEGRPYRAYFPLGAPDRD; this comes from the coding sequence ATGTCGTTGATCCTCTTTTCTCATCCCTTCTCGTCCTATTGCCAGAAGGTGCTGGTCGCCTTGTGGGAGAATCATATCCCCTTCGACTATCGGCATCTGGAGGCGGCGGGCGCGGCCGACGACCTGGCGGCGCTGTGGCCGCTCGGGCGTTTCCCGGCGCTGGTCGATGCCGGCCGGACCGTGGTGGAATCCAGCGTCATCATCGAGCATCTGGGACTGCATCACCCCGGGCCCGTCCGCCTGATACCGGACGACCCCCGAGCGGCGCTGGAGGTCCGCTTCATGGACCGGTTCTTCGACCAGTACGTCATGACGCCGATGCAGAGGCCGGTGGCCGAAGCCCTGCGCTCCCATGCCGATCGCCTGGACGAAGCGAGGGCGGAAGCGGCCAGGGCGCTGGACACGGCCTATGCCTGGCTGGAGGAACGGCTGTCCGGCCGCGAGTTTGCCGCAGGCGACGGATTCAGCCTGGCCGACTGCGCGGCGGCGCCGTCGCTGTTCTATGCCGACTGGGTGCATGCGATCGCGCCCCGCTTTCCCCGCCTGCGTGCCTATCGCTCGCGCCTGCTGGAAAGGCCTTCCTTCGCGCGGGCCGTCGAGGAGGGCCGCCCCTATCGCGCCTACTTTCCGCTAGGCGCGCCGGACCGCGACTGA
- a CDS encoding DMT family transporter, protein MAGNALAFVMTVCFAALVVMSRRHPGMGMAEISAYASLACVIVCWPLMSPVIPSAYELCVLAGFGITSTAIGYLLFLVGGRYIPSGEAGLIALLDVVLGPLWVWLAFGEDPGLATLVGGAMILGAVGWYLWSSYRDRSAAVPA, encoded by the coding sequence ATGGCCGGCAATGCGCTGGCCTTCGTGATGACGGTCTGTTTTGCCGCGCTGGTCGTGATGTCGCGCCGCCATCCCGGCATGGGCATGGCGGAGATCAGCGCCTATGCCTCGCTCGCCTGCGTCATCGTCTGCTGGCCGCTGATGTCGCCCGTCATTCCGAGCGCCTACGAGCTCTGCGTTCTCGCCGGCTTCGGCATCACCAGCACGGCGATCGGCTACCTCCTCTTCCTCGTCGGCGGCCGCTACATCCCCTCGGGCGAGGCGGGGCTGATTGCACTTCTCGACGTGGTGCTCGGCCCGCTCTGGGTCTGGCTTGCCTTTGGCGAGGATCCCGGCCTGGCGACGCTCGTCGGCGGGGCGATGATCCTTGGGGCCGTCGGATGGTACCTCTGGAGCAGCTACCGCGACCGCTCCGCCGCCGTACCGGCGTGA